The Gemmatimonadota bacterium DH-78 region GCTGAACCGGGCGCCGACGCTGCACCGCCTGGGGATCCAGGCGTTCGAGCCGGTGCTCGTGGAAGGGAAGGCCATCCGGATCCATCCGCTCGTCTGCTCGGCCTTCAACGCCGACTTCGACGGAGACCAGATGGCGGTCCACGTGCCGCTGTCGTTCGAGGCGCAGCTCGAGGCGCGGGTCCTCATGCTGTCGTCGAACAACATCCTCCTGCCGTCGAACGGACGGCCGGTGGCGGCGCCCACGCAGGACATGGTGATCGGATCGTACTACCTGACCAACCCGCCGCTCCGCGTGAAGGATCTGGAGCAGTCGCTGCGCAGCTCCAAGCTCCCGAAGAGCGCCCGCCAGAAGGCGGAGGAGCAGCTCGACGCGTTCTACGCCGAGGCGCCGCGCTTCGCCAGCTACGGCGAGGTGGAGATGGCGCTCGGCACCGATCGGGTGGGCTTCCAGACGCTGGTCTGGTACTGGTGGCCCAAGGAGACGGACGAGGGCGAGACCACGGGGCGCTGGCTGCGCACCACCGCGGGGCGCGTGCTGTTCAACAGCATCATCCCCGACGAGATGGGCTTCCTCAACTACACCTTCGGCAAGAAGGAGCTCGGGGACCTCGTCTTCGACTGCTTCACCGAGGTGGGCCTGTCGGCCACCACGCAGTTCCTCGACAACCTGAAGAACTTCGGCTTCCGGTACTCCACCATGGGTGGAATCTCGGTGGGGATCGAGGATCTCGAGGTGCCGTCGGAGAAGCTCGAGATCCTGCGGGATGCCGACGAGCAGGTGGGCCGCTTCCAGCGCGCCTACGCCAGCGGCTACATCTCGAACGGAGAGCGCTACAACAAGGTGATCGACACCTGGACGCACGCGAACAACGACGTCGCGGACGCCATGGTGCGCCACCTCGAGCGCTCGAAGGAAGGGTACAACCCGGTCTACATGATGATGACGTCGGGCGCGCGAGGTAACCGCGACCAGATGCGTCAGCTGGCCGGCATGCGCGGCCTGATGGCCAAGCCGCAGAAGAAGCTGACCGGAGGCATCGGCGAGATCATCGAGAGCCCGATCAAGTCGAACTTCCGCGAAGGGCTCACCGTGGTGGAGTACTTCATCTCCACCCACGGCGCGCGGAAGGGTCTGGCCGACACCGCCCTGAAGACGGCCGACGCCGGGTACCTCACGCGCCGGCTGGTCGACGTGGCGCAGGACGTGGTGGTCACGGTCGAGGACTGCGGCACCATCCTCGGGCTCGAGATGACGGCCCTGAAGGAGGGCGAGGACATCATCGAGCCGCTGAAGGACCGCATCGTCGGCATCGTGGCCCTCGAGGACGTCTACGATCCGATCGACGGTGAGCTGCTGGTCAGTGCCGGCGAGCTGATCGTCGAGGAGATCGCCGACGCGATCGAAGACGCCGGGATCCAGTCGGTCAAGATCCGCTCGGTGCTCACCTGCGAGGCCAAGCGGGGCATCTGCCGCCAGTGCTACGGCAGGAACCTGGCCACCATGAAGATGGTCGACATCGGAGAGGCGGTCGGAATTCTGGCGGCGCAGTCGATCGGTGAGCCCGGCACGCAGCTCACCCTGCGGACCTTCCACATCGGTGGTACCGCGTCGCGCATCGCGGCGCAGACGCAGCGCAAGTCGAAGATCGACGGTGTGATCACTCTCGACCGCGTCACCACGGTCGAGACGCCCGACGAGTCGCGGATCGTCACCTCGCGAGAGGGTCAGATCGTCCTCAAGACGAAGGAAGGTCAGGTCCGCTCGAAGCTCTCGGTGCCGTACGGCGCCACGCTCTCCGTGGAGGAGGGGCAGGTGATCGAGGCCGGTGAGCTGCTCTTCAGCTGGGACCCCTACTCGGAGCCGATCGTGGCCGACGAGGAGGGTGTGGTCCGCTTCCACGACATCGTCGAGGAGCAGACCATGCGCGAGGAGCTCGACGAGTCCACCGGTCGTCGCCAGATGACGATCATCGAGGATCGTGACAAGCGCCTCCACCCGACGATCCAGATCGTCGCCAAGGGCGAGAAGGGCGAGAAGCTGCGCGAGTTCATCGTGCCGGTGGGCGCGCAGCTGACCGTGAACGACGAAGACGAAGTGCTGCCGGGTGACACCCTCGCGAAGATCAGCCGCGAGGTGTACAAGACGCGCGACATCACCGGGGGTCTGCCCCGGGTGGCCGAGCTCTTCGAGGCGCGGCGCCCGAAGGATCCCGCCGTCATCACCGAGATCGACGGTCGGGTCTCGTTCGGCGACATCAAGCGAGGCAAGCGCGAAGTGGTCGTCACGCCGGAGACGGGTCCCGCCCGCTCCTACGACGTGCCGGTCGGTAAGCACATGCGCGTGCACGAGGGCGATCACGTGCGTGCCGGAGACCGCCTCAGCGAGGGTCCGATCAACCCGCACGACATTCTGCGAATCAAGGGGCCGCGGGCCGTTCAGGAGTACCTGCTGAACGAGATCCAGGAGGTCTACCGACTCCAGGGTGTGAAGATCAACGACAAGCACATCGGCGTGATCGTGCGGCAGATGCTGCAGAAGGTGCGCATCACCGACCCGGGCGACACCCACCTTCTCGAGGGTGAGAACGCCGATCGGTCGGAGTTCCGCGAGGTCAACCAGGCCGCGATGCTCGACGAGAAGAAGCCGGCTCGCTCCGAGCCGCTCCTGCTCGGCATCACGAAGGCGTCGCTGACGACCGAGTCGTTCATCTCGGCCGCCTCCTTCCAGGAGACGACCCGGGTGCTGACCGACGCCGCGGTGCGCGGCGCTCGGGACGACCTGAAGGGGCTGAAGGAGAACATCATCATCGGTCACCTGATTCCGGCCGGGACCGGCATCCACCGGTACTCGGAGGTGGAGTTCATGGTGGAGCAGTCGTTCTACGACGAGGAGATCCTCCCGCTCTCGGAGCCGGGCATGGAGCTTCTCGAGGGACTGGGGTCGGAGGTGGGCGTCGACTGACGCCGGGCCCGAATCGACCGGCGGTGAACCCCGCCGGGCTGTACACGAGGGGTCGTTCCGCCGCGGCGGGGCGGCCCCTCGGCCGTTGGAGCGGGAGTGC contains the following coding sequences:
- the rpoC gene encoding DNA-directed RNA polymerase subunit beta'; amino-acid sequence: MIDFPRAREQRSADFDFIQIKLASADEVRGWSYGEVTKPETINYRSFKPERDGLFCERIFGPVKDWECHCGKFKRIRFRGHVCDRCGVEVTLSKVRRERMGHIELAVPVCHIWFFKTLPSQLGYLLGMTLRDLEKVVYYASYVVTKPGRQDVEFLDLLDEDEYYDLRVKARDEGDDAFKAEIGAEAVRTLLKMLDSPERKVGDRNADGRGLDRLADWLRNEIATETSQHRKKKKLKRLKVVDALRTSGATPEERNRPEWMVMDVVPVIPPDLRPLVPLDGGRFATSDLNDLYRRVINRNNRLKKLIEMRAPEVILRNEKRMLQEAVDALFDNGRRSKAIRGRGKRPLKSLSDMLKGKQGRFRQNLLGKRVDYSGRSVIVVGPELNLHQCGLPKAMAVELFKPFIIHELEKRGEAETVKRAKKIVERDDPKVYEVLEDIIKDHPVLLNRAPTLHRLGIQAFEPVLVEGKAIRIHPLVCSAFNADFDGDQMAVHVPLSFEAQLEARVLMLSSNNILLPSNGRPVAAPTQDMVIGSYYLTNPPLRVKDLEQSLRSSKLPKSARQKAEEQLDAFYAEAPRFASYGEVEMALGTDRVGFQTLVWYWWPKETDEGETTGRWLRTTAGRVLFNSIIPDEMGFLNYTFGKKELGDLVFDCFTEVGLSATTQFLDNLKNFGFRYSTMGGISVGIEDLEVPSEKLEILRDADEQVGRFQRAYASGYISNGERYNKVIDTWTHANNDVADAMVRHLERSKEGYNPVYMMMTSGARGNRDQMRQLAGMRGLMAKPQKKLTGGIGEIIESPIKSNFREGLTVVEYFISTHGARKGLADTALKTADAGYLTRRLVDVAQDVVVTVEDCGTILGLEMTALKEGEDIIEPLKDRIVGIVALEDVYDPIDGELLVSAGELIVEEIADAIEDAGIQSVKIRSVLTCEAKRGICRQCYGRNLATMKMVDIGEAVGILAAQSIGEPGTQLTLRTFHIGGTASRIAAQTQRKSKIDGVITLDRVTTVETPDESRIVTSREGQIVLKTKEGQVRSKLSVPYGATLSVEEGQVIEAGELLFSWDPYSEPIVADEEGVVRFHDIVEEQTMREELDESTGRRQMTIIEDRDKRLHPTIQIVAKGEKGEKLREFIVPVGAQLTVNDEDEVLPGDTLAKISREVYKTRDITGGLPRVAELFEARRPKDPAVITEIDGRVSFGDIKRGKREVVVTPETGPARSYDVPVGKHMRVHEGDHVRAGDRLSEGPINPHDILRIKGPRAVQEYLLNEIQEVYRLQGVKINDKHIGVIVRQMLQKVRITDPGDTHLLEGENADRSEFREVNQAAMLDEKKPARSEPLLLGITKASLTTESFISAASFQETTRVLTDAAVRGARDDLKGLKENIIIGHLIPAGTGIHRYSEVEFMVEQSFYDEEILPLSEPGMELLEGLGSEVGVD